The segment CGTCCTGCGCGAATGCCGCAAAAGGGGCCACGGAAAAAGCCATCAACAACAAATTGCCAACAAATGGCAGGTGCAGCCCCGACAGTGTTTTGGAAACCACTTTTCATTCTTTTAGTCAACGCAGCAAGGTAACGTTACCAATTTGCGATCAGCGCCTGCAAATATACATGCGAACGGTGGAATGCGAAATCAGCCCCCAAAATCGACCTTCGAGGCAACAAATCGAACTCCCGTATGGCATTCGGCTGCAAAAAATCAGCCGACGGTAGCGATCAGGTGGTCTACAAGGGCCACGTATTGTTCCATGGAGGCATCGGCAGACTGACCCTTGAGGCTTTCCCAAGCGGCGTATTTGGCGGCGCCTTTGAAATCAAACATGCCGGGTTTGTCGCCATGGACATCGCCTTCGGTGGCTTGCTTGAAGAGGGCGTACAGGTTCAGCAATTGTTCGTTGCTCGGCCTTGCGGTGAGGGTTTTGACCCGCTCTGCGGCGTCGTGAAACTTTTCTGTGAGTG is part of the Bacteroidota bacterium genome and harbors:
- a CDS encoding acyl-CoA-binding protein is translated as MTLTEKFHDAAERVKTLTARPSNEQLLNLYALFKQATEGDVHGDKPGMFDFKGAAKYAAWESLKGQSADASMEQYVALVDHLIATVG